From Achromobacter spanius, a single genomic window includes:
- a CDS encoding indolepyruvate ferredoxin oxidoreductase family protein has product MDGTPAAAPELDLEYQLADNLTRESGRIFLTGTQSLVRMMLTQRRVDRERGLNTAGFVSGYRGSPLGGVDMAMWKAQKALDANQISFLPGINEDMAATAVMGTQQAGVRDDRNVDGVFAMWYGKGPGVDRAGDALHHGNAAGASRNGGVLVVVGDDHTAVSSSIPHASEASLIGWQMPIVHPTSIDEYETFALWGWALSRYAGTWVAFKAVSETIESGHSFTPAPIQTYDMPADPDMPPGSLEYSARDFLSLAVETRMNQRMKAVAAFARRHSLDKLTCPAPKATVGIVTVGKAHLDTMEALARLGVDTVTANAPVRIYKPGLTWPMDEGRLLEFARGLSHILVIEEKGAVVESQIKDMLFNLPERPTVVGKKGLDGEPMVPSAGQLRPSLLAAPLAGWLSRAAGMPMGRDLSAFECQAPLSNDADGMRRRPYFCSGCPHSTSTKVPEGSQALSGVGCHYMAAWMDRDTGGLTQMGGEGVDWIGLSRYTKMPHIFQNMGEGTYYHSGYLAIRQAVAARANITYKILFNDAVAMTGGQPVDGPISVPQICQQLRGENVARIVVTTDEPEKYQGVDLGPGIKVHHRRELDALQRELREISGVTVLIHDQTCAAEKRRRRKKNQFPDPARRMLINSAVCEGCGDCGVKSNCLSVVPLETPYGRKRAIDQSSCNKDYSCAEGFCPSFVSVMGGKPRKSAAPKADQERLQGMIAGLPQPDLPALDHPYRLLVAGMGGTGVITIGAIVSMAAHLEGLSAAVLDLTGLAQKGGTVVSHIRLAPAGATAGPVRLDWQQADSAILCDPVAAVAPDSLGALRRGHTKVTVNTYVAPVSDFTRNPDAAMRPEALLAKIKHAAGDTHTAAIDAHAAALALFGDSILSNMFMLGYAWQRGGVPLSQAAINRAIELNGVAVAANRAAFDSGRLAAHQPDALEGALRPRAQVVQLHVPETFERAVARRVEDLTAYQDAAYTRAYQQVVDAVAARERELAPDAKTPRLAMAVARGLYKLMAYKDEYEVARLYTGDAFKAQLEGQFEGEYSLRFHMAPPIFARKDPRTGVPRKMTLGPRTMSALKLLTRLKGLRGTWFDPFGHTAERKMERALVQEYRQTIDQLVEGLTSDNLAQAATIAALAENIRGFGHVKAANVDKYRTELARLMQSYTAPASHAIALRKTA; this is encoded by the coding sequence ATGGACGGTACCCCCGCCGCCGCACCCGAGCTGGACCTTGAGTATCAGCTCGCCGACAACCTGACGCGCGAGTCCGGCCGCATTTTCCTGACCGGCACGCAGTCCCTGGTGCGCATGATGCTCACGCAGCGCCGGGTGGACCGCGAGCGCGGGCTGAACACCGCCGGCTTCGTATCGGGATATCGCGGATCGCCGCTGGGCGGCGTGGACATGGCCATGTGGAAGGCGCAGAAGGCGCTGGACGCCAACCAGATCAGCTTCCTGCCAGGCATCAACGAAGACATGGCGGCCACCGCGGTCATGGGAACGCAGCAGGCGGGCGTACGCGACGACCGCAACGTCGATGGCGTGTTCGCGATGTGGTACGGCAAGGGCCCGGGCGTCGACCGCGCCGGCGACGCGCTGCATCACGGCAATGCCGCAGGCGCCTCGCGCAACGGCGGCGTGCTGGTGGTGGTGGGCGACGACCACACCGCCGTGTCCTCCTCGATTCCGCACGCCAGCGAAGCCTCGCTGATCGGCTGGCAGATGCCCATCGTGCATCCGACCTCCATCGACGAATACGAGACCTTCGCGTTGTGGGGCTGGGCGCTGTCGCGTTATGCGGGCACCTGGGTCGCGTTCAAGGCAGTGTCCGAAACCATCGAAAGCGGCCACTCTTTCACCCCTGCCCCGATCCAGACCTACGACATGCCCGCGGATCCGGACATGCCGCCCGGATCGCTCGAGTATTCGGCGCGCGACTTTCTGTCCCTGGCTGTCGAGACGCGCATGAACCAGCGCATGAAGGCGGTCGCTGCGTTCGCGCGCCGCCACAGCCTGGACAAGCTGACCTGTCCGGCGCCCAAGGCAACGGTGGGCATCGTCACGGTGGGCAAGGCGCATCTGGACACCATGGAAGCGCTGGCGCGCCTGGGCGTGGATACGGTCACGGCGAACGCCCCCGTGCGCATCTACAAGCCAGGCCTCACCTGGCCGATGGACGAAGGCCGCCTGCTCGAATTCGCACGCGGCCTGTCGCACATCCTCGTCATCGAGGAAAAGGGCGCGGTGGTCGAAAGCCAGATCAAGGACATGCTGTTCAACCTGCCCGAGCGTCCGACGGTCGTGGGCAAGAAGGGGCTGGACGGCGAGCCGATGGTGCCGTCCGCGGGCCAACTGCGCCCGTCGCTGCTGGCCGCGCCGCTGGCCGGCTGGCTGTCGCGCGCCGCCGGCATGCCCATGGGCCGCGACCTGTCGGCCTTCGAATGCCAGGCCCCGCTGTCCAACGACGCAGACGGCATGCGCCGCCGCCCCTATTTCTGCTCGGGCTGTCCACACAGCACCTCGACCAAGGTGCCCGAGGGCAGCCAGGCGCTGTCCGGCGTGGGCTGCCACTACATGGCCGCATGGATGGACCGCGACACGGGCGGCCTCACGCAGATGGGCGGCGAAGGCGTCGACTGGATCGGTCTGTCCCGCTATACGAAGATGCCGCACATCTTTCAGAACATGGGCGAAGGCACGTACTACCACTCGGGCTACCTGGCCATCCGCCAGGCCGTCGCGGCGCGCGCCAACATCACCTACAAGATCCTATTCAACGATGCCGTGGCAATGACGGGCGGGCAGCCCGTGGACGGCCCCATCTCCGTGCCCCAGATCTGCCAGCAGCTACGCGGCGAGAACGTGGCGCGCATCGTGGTCACCACCGACGAGCCCGAAAAATACCAGGGCGTGGACCTGGGCCCCGGCATCAAGGTCCACCACCGCCGCGAACTGGACGCGCTGCAGCGCGAGCTGCGCGAAATCTCCGGCGTGACCGTGCTGATCCATGACCAGACCTGCGCCGCCGAAAAGCGCCGCCGCCGCAAGAAGAACCAGTTTCCGGATCCGGCGCGCCGCATGCTGATCAACAGCGCGGTGTGCGAAGGCTGCGGCGACTGCGGCGTGAAGTCGAACTGCCTGTCGGTCGTTCCGCTGGAAACGCCGTACGGCCGCAAGCGTGCGATCGATCAATCCAGCTGCAACAAGGACTATTCCTGCGCCGAGGGATTCTGTCCCAGCTTCGTGTCCGTGATGGGCGGCAAGCCCAGAAAGAGCGCGGCGCCGAAGGCCGACCAGGAACGCCTGCAAGGCATGATCGCCGGCCTGCCGCAGCCCGATCTTCCCGCGCTGGACCATCCGTATCGCCTGCTGGTCGCCGGCATGGGCGGCACCGGCGTCATCACCATTGGCGCCATCGTGTCGATGGCCGCGCACCTGGAAGGCCTGTCGGCCGCGGTGCTGGACCTGACCGGACTGGCGCAAAAGGGCGGCACCGTCGTCAGCCATATCCGCCTGGCCCCAGCCGGCGCGACCGCCGGCCCCGTGCGCCTGGACTGGCAGCAGGCCGACTCGGCCATCCTGTGCGATCCGGTCGCTGCCGTGGCGCCCGATTCGCTGGGCGCCCTGCGCCGCGGCCACACCAAGGTCACGGTAAACACCTACGTGGCGCCCGTCTCCGACTTCACGCGCAATCCCGACGCCGCGATGCGCCCCGAAGCGCTGCTGGCCAAGATCAAGCATGCGGCCGGCGACACGCACACGGCGGCGATCGACGCGCACGCGGCGGCGCTGGCGCTGTTTGGCGACAGCATCCTGTCCAACATGTTCATGCTGGGCTATGCCTGGCAGCGCGGCGGCGTGCCGCTGTCGCAGGCCGCCATCAATCGCGCCATCGAGCTGAACGGCGTGGCGGTCGCGGCCAACCGCGCCGCGTTCGACAGCGGCCGGCTCGCCGCGCACCAACCCGACGCGCTGGAAGGCGCGCTGCGTCCGCGCGCCCAGGTCGTGCAGCTGCACGTCCCCGAAACGTTCGAACGTGCCGTGGCGCGCCGCGTCGAAGACCTGACGGCGTATCAGGACGCCGCGTACACCCGCGCCTACCAGCAGGTCGTCGACGCCGTCGCGGCGCGCGAACGGGAACTGGCGCCGGACGCCAAGACGCCCCGCCTGGCGATGGCGGTGGCGCGCGGCCTGTACAAGCTCATGGCCTACAAGGACGAGTACGAAGTGGCGCGCCTGTACACCGGTGACGCGTTCAAGGCGCAGCTAGAGGGACAGTTCGAGGGCGAGTACAGTCTGCGCTTTCACATGGCGCCACCGATCTTCGCGCGCAAGGACCCACGCACCGGCGTGCCTCGCAAGATGACGCTGGGTCCGCGCACGATGTCGGCACTGAAATTGCTGACGCGTTTGAAGGGCCTGCGCGGCACCTGGTTCGATCCGTTTGGCCACACGGCCGAGCGCAAGATGGAACGGGCGCTGGTCCAGGAGTACCGCCAGACCATAGACCAGCTCGTCGAAGGGTTGACCTCGGACAACCTCGCGCAAGCGGCTACAATCGCCGCCCTGGCAGAAAACATTCGCGGTTTTGGCCACGTGAAGGCCGCGAATGTCGACAAGTATCGGACCGAATTGGCCCGACTCATGCAGAGCTATACAGCACCGGCTTCGCACGCCATCGCCTTGCGGAAAACCGCATAA
- a CDS encoding Lrp/AsnC family transcriptional regulator codes for MDKTDIGILKALQEDGRASAQQLSEKVGLSAAPVWRRVKAMEASGVIQGYSAQVDRSKVGLGCMFAQISLERHSANTVENFERSVRDAPEILECYAVTGDSDFLLKILVESPEAYDRFLHRFLFNMPGIRQTRTIVALREIKHEQRLPL; via the coding sequence ATGGACAAGACCGATATCGGCATCCTCAAGGCCCTGCAGGAGGACGGCAGGGCCTCGGCGCAGCAGCTTTCCGAGAAGGTGGGGCTGTCCGCCGCGCCGGTGTGGCGGCGGGTGAAAGCGATGGAGGCGAGCGGGGTGATCCAGGGCTATAGCGCCCAGGTCGACCGCAGCAAGGTGGGGCTGGGCTGCATGTTTGCGCAAATCAGCCTGGAACGGCACTCGGCCAACACGGTCGAGAACTTCGAGCGGTCGGTGCGCGATGCGCCGGAGATTCTGGAGTGCTATGCGGTCACCGGCGATTCGGATTTTCTGTTGAAGATCCTGGTGGAAAGCCCGGAAGCCTATGACCGTTTCCTGCACCGGTTCCTTTTCAACATGCCGGGCATCCGGCAGACGCGCACGATCGTGGCGCTGCGCGAGATCAAGCACGAACAGCGGCTGCCGCTGTAG
- a CDS encoding Bug family tripartite tricarboxylate transporter substrate binding protein, translating into MTITRLLRPALAGACLLWATAAHAAGWPDKPVTIIVPSAAGGAADLTARTFAQYLGEKTGQTVIVEDRPGAGGIVGTNASKSAAPDGYTFLLSTNSTHSANQFLYKSLPYDAQKDFEQVGMLGTFGTVGVVSPDSPYRTVPELVEYAKKHPGDVFFGYYSSSSQVPSELFKQRAGINITGAAYKNITQIITDLRGKQIGFAFVDYLTAMGQIDGKGLVPIAVTGARQHESWPSVPTMATYYPDFVVAGWLGLSAPARTPPEIVAKMNAYMQAAVQDEATARKLRALGLTPEAMDVARFDAFVKEDTARWKEWIRIAGIQPQ; encoded by the coding sequence ATGACCATTACCCGCTTGCTGCGTCCGGCGCTCGCCGGCGCCTGCCTGCTGTGGGCCACGGCCGCGCATGCCGCCGGCTGGCCCGACAAGCCCGTGACGATCATCGTTCCATCCGCGGCGGGCGGCGCAGCCGACCTGACTGCCCGCACCTTCGCCCAGTACCTCGGCGAGAAAACCGGGCAGACGGTGATCGTCGAGGATCGTCCCGGCGCCGGCGGCATCGTGGGCACCAACGCCAGCAAAAGCGCCGCGCCGGACGGCTACACGTTCCTGCTGTCCACGAACTCCACGCATTCGGCCAACCAGTTCCTGTACAAGTCGCTGCCGTACGATGCGCAAAAGGATTTCGAGCAGGTCGGCATGCTGGGTACATTCGGCACGGTAGGCGTCGTGTCGCCGGACAGCCCGTACCGGACCGTGCCCGAACTGGTCGAATACGCCAAGAAACATCCAGGCGACGTCTTCTTCGGCTATTACAGTTCCTCCTCTCAGGTACCGTCCGAACTCTTCAAGCAGCGCGCCGGCATCAACATCACGGGCGCGGCGTACAAGAACATCACGCAGATCATCACCGACCTGCGCGGCAAGCAGATTGGCTTTGCGTTCGTGGATTACCTGACCGCCATGGGCCAGATCGACGGCAAGGGCCTCGTCCCCATCGCCGTGACGGGCGCGCGGCAACATGAGTCCTGGCCCAGCGTGCCGACCATGGCCACCTACTATCCCGATTTCGTCGTGGCGGGTTGGCTGGGGCTGTCGGCGCCCGCCCGCACGCCCCCGGAGATCGTTGCCAAAATGAATGCCTACATGCAGGCCGCTGTGCAGGACGAAGCCACGGCGCGCAAGCTGCGCGCCTTGGGGTTGACGCCGGAAGCGATGGACGTCGCGCGTTTTGACGCGTTCGTGAAGGAAGACACGGCCCGCTGGAAGGAATGGATCCGGATCGCCGGCATCCAGCCCCAATAA
- a CDS encoding alpha/beta hydrolase: MPIDNFISPPAADPLDFGAADRLPVRDAGRGRLRIGAVPQDARPGLLFVPGAYHGAWCYAHYLDYFAAAGLACAALDARGHGDLAQDAEFPEVTIEDIGQDVVSALDALDAPTVVVGHSMGALPALLAASRRQVAGVVLLAPSPPGDLPGALALPPVPENVPRAAPADAEIRARFLATAPDRDVSAVARRLCAESPQVLNDRYLLRVAIGIASIRAPGLCLEAGLDTHDRHPPGQDQAIARRYGFSHALLAGQPHCMMYADHWQISADAILDWHRTQFG, translated from the coding sequence ATGCCTATCGACAACTTTATCTCTCCCCCTGCCGCCGACCCGCTGGACTTCGGCGCGGCCGATCGGCTGCCTGTCCGCGATGCAGGGCGTGGCCGCCTGCGCATCGGCGCCGTCCCGCAGGACGCCAGACCGGGCCTGCTGTTCGTGCCCGGCGCCTATCACGGCGCGTGGTGCTACGCGCACTATCTGGATTACTTCGCAGCCGCCGGTCTGGCGTGCGCGGCGCTGGACGCGCGCGGCCACGGCGACCTTGCGCAAGACGCCGAATTTCCAGAGGTCACCATTGAGGACATTGGCCAGGACGTCGTCAGCGCGCTGGACGCACTGGATGCGCCGACCGTGGTCGTGGGCCACAGCATGGGCGCGTTGCCGGCGCTACTGGCTGCCAGCCGCCGGCAAGTGGCGGGCGTGGTGCTGCTGGCGCCCTCGCCGCCAGGAGATCTGCCGGGTGCGCTGGCCTTGCCGCCGGTACCCGAGAACGTGCCGCGCGCCGCACCCGCCGACGCGGAGATCCGCGCGCGCTTCCTGGCGACCGCCCCGGACCGGGATGTCAGCGCGGTGGCGCGGCGGCTGTGCGCAGAAAGCCCCCAGGTCCTGAACGACCGATACCTGCTGCGTGTCGCCATCGGTATCGCATCGATCCGCGCGCCCGGCCTCTGTCTGGAAGCCGGACTGGATACGCACGACCGGCATCCGCCTGGGCAAGATCAGGCCATTGCGCGCCGCTACGGCTTTTCGCATGCCCTGCTTGCCGGACAACCACACTGCATGATGTACGCAGACCATTGGCAGATCAGCGCCGACGCCATCCTGGACTGGCACCGCACTCAGTTTGGCTGA
- a CDS encoding LysR family transcriptional regulator, whose translation MRPLPDLSISHYRHFLLVAELGSFRAAAARAFRSQPALSLSIREMEQRLGQPLFEPGNRGTLTRFGQDCLPLARELVGHHDRVAGALSGLANSGAGSLTMASVASAATHWLPELVAAYREQYPAVSLRLFDDNSEGVERMVLAGEVELGVCSTVSRDRRLSFEPLMRDAFGLVCHRGHPLAGRKSVTWREIADLPLVGTIAHRQLAGYPQAAFMLERPVFVSNMMSLLAMLERGVGVTVLARLGVPPDSPRLAFVPLSRPRIERELGITCLAGRSLSPAAARMQELLRAKARRG comes from the coding sequence ATGCGTCCGCTTCCCGACCTTTCCATTTCCCACTATCGCCATTTTTTGCTGGTCGCCGAGCTGGGCAGCTTTCGCGCTGCGGCCGCCCGGGCGTTTCGGTCCCAACCCGCGCTGTCGCTTTCCATCCGGGAAATGGAGCAACGCCTGGGGCAGCCGCTGTTCGAACCCGGCAACCGCGGGACGCTGACCCGGTTCGGGCAAGACTGCCTGCCCCTGGCGCGTGAACTGGTTGGCCACCACGACCGGGTCGCGGGCGCATTGTCGGGGCTCGCCAACAGCGGCGCCGGCAGCTTGACGATGGCGTCCGTCGCGTCCGCCGCCACGCATTGGCTCCCGGAACTGGTAGCCGCCTACCGGGAGCAATATCCCGCGGTGTCCCTGCGATTGTTCGACGACAACTCCGAAGGGGTCGAGCGCATGGTGTTGGCGGGTGAGGTGGAATTGGGCGTATGCAGCACCGTGTCGCGCGATCGCCGCCTGTCGTTCGAACCCCTCATGCGTGACGCCTTCGGCCTGGTCTGCCATCGTGGCCATCCGCTGGCCGGTCGCAAGTCCGTGACCTGGCGCGAGATTGCCGACCTGCCTTTGGTGGGGACCATCGCGCATCGGCAGCTTGCGGGATATCCGCAAGCGGCGTTCATGTTGGAGCGGCCGGTGTTCGTGTCCAACATGATGTCGCTGCTGGCCATGCTGGAGCGCGGGGTGGGCGTGACGGTATTGGCCCGCCTGGGCGTGCCGCCGGACTCGCCGAGGTTGGCGTTCGTGCCCTTGTCGCGACCGCGCATCGAGCGTGAGCTGGGCATAACCTGCCTGGCTGGGCGCAGCCTGTCGCCAGCCGCCGCGCGCATGCAGGAACTGCTGCGCGCCAAGGCGAGGCGGGGCTGA
- a CDS encoding MFS transporter gives MPALSSEARAIALLALAAFVSASAFRICDPMLPQLAAEFGTTTGQAARVVTAFAVAYGVLQMFFGPVGDRYGKYRVVSVATVACALGSAGAVMAGSLDMLVFCRVLSGAAGAGIVPLSMAWIGDNVPYERRQATLARFLTGTILGMSAGQLAGGLFADTVGWRWAFAALVAGYLIVGVLLHLEVRRQRAAGFAQVDPSAPRQGFFAQARLVLGAPWARVVLATVFIEGLLVFGALAFAPSYLHERFDISLTAAGALVAVYAVGGLIYTVVAGRILKRLGERGLAVAGGLVLGVAFLSYLLGPVWMWSLLASVLAGFGYYLLHATLQTNATQMVPSARGTAVAWFASCLFMGQAAGVALAGAVVDEIGPGALFGGSAVLLPLLGAFFARALKARAAMQQG, from the coding sequence ATGCCCGCCCTGTCCTCCGAAGCACGCGCGATCGCGCTGCTGGCGCTGGCCGCCTTCGTCAGCGCCAGCGCTTTCCGTATCTGTGATCCCATGCTGCCGCAATTGGCGGCGGAATTCGGCACCACCACCGGACAGGCTGCGCGCGTCGTCACGGCGTTTGCCGTGGCGTATGGCGTGCTGCAGATGTTCTTCGGGCCGGTGGGCGACCGTTATGGCAAATACCGTGTCGTCAGCGTTGCCACGGTGGCGTGCGCGCTGGGTAGCGCCGGTGCGGTGATGGCCGGATCGCTCGACATGCTGGTGTTCTGCCGCGTCTTGTCGGGCGCCGCGGGCGCGGGCATCGTGCCGCTGTCCATGGCCTGGATCGGCGACAACGTCCCTTACGAGCGCCGGCAGGCGACGCTGGCGCGCTTTCTGACCGGCACCATCCTCGGCATGTCCGCCGGCCAGCTTGCGGGCGGCCTGTTCGCCGACACCGTCGGCTGGCGCTGGGCCTTCGCCGCGCTGGTGGCGGGATATCTGATCGTGGGCGTGCTGCTGCATCTGGAGGTGCGGCGCCAGCGCGCGGCCGGCTTTGCGCAGGTCGATCCCAGCGCGCCCCGGCAGGGCTTCTTCGCGCAGGCGCGGCTGGTGCTCGGCGCACCGTGGGCGCGCGTGGTGCTGGCGACGGTGTTCATCGAAGGGCTGCTGGTGTTCGGCGCGCTGGCCTTTGCACCCTCGTACCTGCACGAACGATTCGACATCTCGCTGACGGCCGCCGGCGCGCTGGTCGCCGTATACGCGGTGGGCGGGCTGATCTACACGGTGGTCGCGGGGCGCATCCTCAAGCGGCTCGGCGAGCGCGGCCTGGCTGTCGCGGGCGGGCTGGTGCTGGGCGTGGCGTTCCTGTCGTACCTGTTGGGGCCGGTGTGGATGTGGAGCCTGTTGGCGAGCGTTCTGGCCGGTTTTGGTTATTACCTGCTGCACGCCACGTTGCAGACCAACGCGACGCAGATGGTGCCGTCGGCGCGTGGCACGGCGGTCGCGTGGTTCGCGTCGTGCCTGTTCATGGGCCAGGCGGCCGGGGTCGCGCTGGCGGGCGCGGTCGTGGACGAGATCGGACCGGGCGCGCTGTTCGGCGGCTCGGCCGTGCTGTTGCCGCTGCTGGGGGCGTTCTTCGCCCGGGCGCTGAAGGCAAGGGCGGCGATGCAGCAGGGGTGA
- the gltX gene encoding glutamate--tRNA ligase: MTSNATTPIRTRFAPSPTGFLHLGGARTALFSWAFARHHQGTFVLRIEDTDVERSTPEAVQAILDSMEWLGMQPDEGPFYQMQRMDRYREVVAQMLAAGTAYHCYSSPEEVEAMREAARARGDKPRYDGTWRPEPGKTLPAIPEGRKPVVRFKNPQDGATAWNDMVKGTISFDNTELDDLIIARPDGTPTYNFCVVVDDWDMGITHVLRGDDHVNNTPRQINILRALGATLPEYGHVPMILGPDGEKLSKRHGAVNVMEYDNEGYLPEAMINYLARLGWSHGDDELFSRDQLVSWFDTKHLSKSASQWDPKKLNWVNAHYIKQMDNAELAERVATRVASRGGFPEKIDLPGVMGLLKDRAETLEQLADGAMLFCGEFKGAPADLAEQHLTAPAREALADFAQRAQDAEWTREALSALIKAVLADRGLKMPQLAIPLRVAVTGQTQTPAVDAVLALLGKETVLKRLSAI; this comes from the coding sequence ATGACTTCCAACGCCACTACTCCCATTCGCACCCGCTTTGCGCCTTCGCCCACCGGTTTCCTGCATTTGGGCGGCGCGCGCACCGCGCTGTTCTCCTGGGCCTTCGCGCGCCACCACCAGGGCACTTTCGTGCTGCGCATCGAGGACACGGACGTCGAGCGGTCCACCCCGGAAGCGGTGCAGGCCATTCTGGACAGCATGGAATGGCTGGGCATGCAGCCCGACGAAGGCCCCTTCTACCAGATGCAGCGCATGGACCGGTACCGCGAGGTCGTGGCCCAGATGCTGGCCGCCGGCACCGCCTACCATTGCTACAGCTCGCCCGAGGAAGTCGAAGCGATGCGCGAAGCCGCCCGCGCCCGCGGCGACAAGCCGCGTTATGACGGCACCTGGCGCCCGGAACCCGGCAAGACGCTGCCCGCCATCCCCGAAGGCCGCAAGCCCGTCGTGCGCTTCAAGAATCCGCAGGACGGCGCCACGGCCTGGAACGACATGGTCAAGGGCACGATCAGCTTCGACAACACCGAGCTCGACGATCTGATCATCGCGCGCCCCGACGGCACGCCCACCTACAACTTCTGCGTGGTGGTCGACGACTGGGACATGGGCATCACGCACGTGCTGCGCGGCGACGACCACGTCAACAACACGCCCCGCCAGATCAACATCCTGCGCGCACTGGGCGCCACGCTGCCCGAATACGGCCACGTGCCGATGATCCTGGGTCCGGACGGCGAAAAGCTGTCCAAGCGCCACGGCGCGGTCAACGTGATGGAGTACGACAACGAGGGCTACCTGCCCGAGGCCATGATCAACTACCTGGCCCGCCTGGGCTGGAGCCACGGCGACGACGAACTCTTCTCGCGCGATCAGCTCGTGTCGTGGTTCGACACCAAGCACCTGTCCAAGTCCGCGTCGCAGTGGGACCCCAAGAAGCTGAACTGGGTCAACGCCCACTACATCAAGCAGATGGACAACGCCGAACTGGCCGAGCGCGTCGCCACGCGCGTCGCGTCGCGCGGCGGCTTTCCCGAGAAGATCGACCTGCCGGGCGTCATGGGCCTCCTGAAGGACCGCGCTGAAACGCTGGAGCAACTGGCCGACGGCGCGATGCTGTTCTGCGGCGAGTTCAAGGGCGCGCCGGCCGACCTGGCCGAACAGCACCTGACCGCGCCGGCCCGCGAGGCGCTGGCCGACTTCGCGCAGCGCGCGCAGGATGCGGAGTGGACGCGCGAAGCGCTGTCCGCGCTGATCAAGGCCGTGCTGGCCGACCGCGGACTGAAGATGCCGCAACTGGCCATCCCGCTGCGCGTGGCGGTCACCGGCCAGACGCAGACGCCTGCGGTGGATGCGGTGCTGGCGCTGCTGGGCAAGGAAACCGTGCTCAAGCGGCTATCGGCGATTTGA